CTCCGCCGACATCACAATCGCCGCGGCCGCCCCGTCGCTCATCTGCGAACTGTTTCCTGCGGTTACAACTCCCCGCGCATGAAACGCCGACTTCAGTTTCGCGAGCGCTTCCATCGACGTGTCCGCGCGCGGGCCTTCGTCCGTGTCGAATTTGACTTTCGCGGTTTTCGCGCGATTCCCATTCGAATTGTCCACAGAAGTGAAATCCACTTCGACCGGAACGATTTCGTCTTTGAATTTTCCCTCCGCAATTGCCGCAAGGGCTTTTTGGTGGCTCTGATACGAAAATTCGTCGGCCTGCTCGCGCGTTATACCGTATTTTTTCGCAAGATTTTCCGCAGTCAGCCCCATGCCCAGGTACGCATCGGGATAATGATCCATCAGCCAGGGATTTGGTGAAATTTTATTGCCGCCCATGGGAATCAAGCTCATCGATTCCGTTCCACCGGCGAGAATCACATCCGCGCCGCCGGCCGCCACGCGTTCCGCGGCGATAGCAATCGCTTGCAATCCCGAAGAGCAGAATCTGTTGATGGTCATTGCCGAGGCTTCGACAGGCAACCCTGCGCGCAGCGCGGCAATGCGCGCCACATTCATTCCCTGCTCGGCCTCTGGCATCGCGCAGCCGAGAATCACATCGTCGATTTCCCTGGCGTCGAGCCCGGGCACGCGCGCGATTGCTTCGCGCATCGCCGCGGCCGCCAAATCATCCGGGCGCTCCGCGCGCAGCGTGCCCTTGAACGCTTTCCCTACTGCTGTTCGCAGCGAACTGACAATTACTGCTTCCCTCATGCCGCACCTCGCATCTCCAGCTTTTCATCATTGGACGCCGAAGCATCCAAAAAAGCAACTGCGGCGCGAAGCAACAGCGCCTCAAAGAGCGGTGTCCGGAAGCGGACGCGCGCTCGAAAAAAACTGCGAAAAAACTCGATTAGAAATGACCTCGTTCGTCTGTTTTCAATGAGTTGCATGAGGTTCTAATTTCCAATAGAAACTCGATTAGAAATTTGAAAGCGCATAAAAAGCGAAAAGGCCGCGTCTCCGCGGCCCGCCTTCCATTTTGTTATCTGCAGCCTCGATCCAAGCTACAAACGAGAACCCTAAGCTACAAGTGCATGTATACCATAGAGTTAAGATAATTTCAAGGGAAAAGTGATGATCGCTGCCAAATTTCGAGGAAATCCAGACACGGCAGCAAGTCACTCAAAGTCAAATTGCTCGAACGCATTCCGGGACATGCGTTGTTAGTTGCGCAGGGGCTTGCCGGTTTTCAGGGTATGGGCGATGCGGTCCTGGGTCTTGCGTTCGCCGCAGAGGGACACAAACGCTTCGCGCTCCAGATCGAGGACATACTGTTCGGAAACCATCTGCGGAGCGGAAAGCGCACCCCCGCCGAGAACGTGCGCCAGCTTTCGTCCCACGAGCGCATCGTATTCGGAGATGTATTCGCCGCGCAGCATTTGATGAATTGCCAGCTTCGCAGCGGCGATGAGTTCCTCGCCAAGAACGCGAATCTGCGCCGGTGCAGGCGGATGATAGCCAGCGCGCACCGTCGCCAGCGCGGTCTCTTTCGCGTCTGCAATGAGCCGGTCGAGATTCATCGAGACGGCATCCGAGGCGCGCAGATAGCCGAGCGCGCGGCACTCTTCCGCGCTCGTTCCCACTTTCGCCATGGCGATATTTTCGAAGACCGGCTTCATGGCGTGGAACAGATCCAAGTCCTCTTCGCCCGCCGCGTGTTCATTCGCGCGAATCAGCATTTCCTTTGATCCGCCGCCCGCAGGAATCAGCCCCACTCCCGTTTCGACCAATCCGATATACGCCTCCGCCGCCGCGTGGATTTTCGCGGCATGCAAACTAATCTCGCAGCCGCCGCCGAGCGCCATTCCTTGCGGCGCGGCAACCACCGGCCCGGGTGCGTATTTGATAGCCATATTCACATTCTGAAATTGCCGCACAGCGAGATGAATATCGTCCCATTCCTGTTCTTGAGCGCTTACGAGCAGCAGCATCAAATTCGCGCCGACGGAAAAATTCACGGATTGATTCGCGATCACCATCGCGGCGAAATCGCTGTGCAGGCGCTTCACGCCCGCGTGCAGCATGGCCACGATGTCTCCGCCGATGGCGTTCATCTTGGCGTGAAATTCGCAGCAAAGGACGCCATCTCCCAAATCGATCAGGCTCGCGCCGGAATTTTCCTCCACGACATTCGATTGCTCCTTGAGCGATTTCAGCAGGATGACGCCGCGCGGCTCTTCGAGCGGTTTGTAATCTGCCGCGCCGAGATCGAAATAACTCGTGCGACCTTGCGCCGATTCGTAGAACGATTTTTTGCCCGATGACAGAAGCGAGGCAACAATTGGCGCCTGCGGTTTGCCTAGCATCTTCAAGATTCGCGCCATGGGCTCGACTCCGATGGCGTCCCAGATTTCGAACGGACCGAGTTCCCAGTTGAATCCCCATCGCATCGCGCGATCCACTTCCACGATGCGTTCGGCGATTTCCGGAATGCGACGCGCGGCGTAGAGGCATGTCTGCGAAAGGCTGCCCCACAAGAAGCGCATCGCCTTGTCGCCGACCTGGCCATCCAAAATCGGCTGAACGAATGCGCGCAACCGTTCGCGCGTGTCTTCCACCAATTTTCCTGCCTCGATGGATGCGAATTTCGCCTTCTGCCGCGGTCGGTACTCCATCGTCTTCGCATCGAGCGCCAGAATTTCCGTCTCGCTGCCTTTTTTCACGCGTTTGTAAAAACCGCCGCCGGTCTTTTCGCCCAGCCAGCCGCGGTCCATCATTTCTTCGATCAGCGGCGGCAGTTTGTAAATCTCGCGCGATTCGTCGTCCGGGACGCTTTCATAGATGTTGTTCACCACATGCGCCAGCACGTCGAGGCCGACGAGATCGGCCGTGCGGAACGTTGCCGACTTCGGCTGGCCGATCGCCGGACCGGTGCACGCGTCCACTTCTTCGACGGTCATGCCCAGTTCGGCCATGAGGCGCATGGCGTTCAGCATCGAAAATGTTCCGATGCGATTGGCGACGAAATTGGGCGTGTCTTTCCCTGCCACCACGCCTTTTCCCAGACGCCGGTCGCAGAACTCTTCGAGCGCCGCGAGAACTTCAGGCTTAGTCTTGGGCCCGGCGATCAGCTCGACAAGCTTCATGTAGCGCGGAGGATTGAAGAAATGCGTCCCCGCCCAGTGCGCCTGAAAATCCTCTGAGCGTCCTTCGGCGACGAGATGAATCGGCAATCCGGACGTGTTCGTGGTGACAATCGTTCCCGGCCGCCGGTGTTTCTCAACGCGCGCCAGCAGATCGCGCTTGATCTCCAGATCTTCCGTTACGGCTTCGATGATCCAATCCGCTTCCTTGCACCAATCGAGGTTGTCTTCGAAATTCCCGGCGCGAATCAGCCGCGCAAAATCAGAGACAAAAAATGCCGCCGGACGAGATTTTTTCGCCGCTTCGATTCCCGCGAGCGCAAAACGATTCCTCGCCGCGGGCGATTCGAGCGTCAGGCCCTTGCGGGTTTCTTCGGCGTTCAATTCGCGAGGCACGATGTCCAGCAAGAAACAGGGCACGCCCGCGTTCGCCAGATGCGCCGCGATGCGCGATCCCATCGTTCCCGCGCCGAGAACTGCCGCTTTTTCAATGCGAATGCTCATCTTTCCAGAAGGGAAGCTCGGAGGTTACAGAACTAGTATCGCAGGGTCAATCAAAAACCCCCGGCAACACCAACGGGGATAGAATAATCTTATAGGTACCGGCCTGAAAACAGGAAGAAGAACCGCATGGGCAACGTAATTCGATGGCTTGGCTCCGCCGTCAAGGGTTTGCGGTCGTTCGCCTACGCGCGGCCCGACGGAGATATCGATCGTCCGAGGATCGGCGTCGCTCTTGGCGGTGGATTCGCTCGCGGCATTGCGCACATCGGCGTATTGCGCGTATTCGAGGAGAACGACATCCCCATCGATCTGATGGCGGGAACGAGCGTCGGCGCTCTGGTCGGTGCGGCTTACGCCAGCGGCACGCCCCTCGAAGAACTCGAACGCCAAGGTGCGTTGACGCATTTCCGCGATTTTGGCCGCTGGACGATTTCGCGCATGGGCATGGCCATCAACGAGCGCCTGGAAGGCTATTTGCACCGCCTGACACCGTGCACGACTTTCGAAGAGCTAAAAATTCCTTTTGCCATCGTTGCCACGAATATCGTTTCCGGCGAAACCGTATATTTCACCAAAGGCGAACTCGCCCGGCCGCTGCGCGCCTCGTGCGCTTTTCCTGGCATGTTTTTGCCCATTGAGTACGACGGCAGCATGCTCGTCGATGGCTTCCTGACAGAGGCTGTCCCCGCCGAAGCAGTCCGCCGCATGGGCGCCGACGTCGTTATCGCCGTGCATCTCGATCCCGGCCAGCCGGACCAGCGACCGAAGAACACCATCGAAATTATCAGCCGTTCCTTCTCTATCCTCCAGCAGCAACAGCCACCCCGCTGGCTGCGTTTCGCTGACATCATCCTCAAACCAGCGGTGAAGCAAATCCACTGGGATGACTTTCAGCGCACGCCGGACCTGATTGCCGCCGGTGTCGCCGCCGCGGAGGAGGCCTTGCCCGAAATTCGCATCGCGCTCAAGCGCACAGCGGCTATGAGCCGCTCTGCGCCAGACAAATCTCGCAGCTTCTCCGCCGACATCTGATTTGTTTTTCGATTTTTCAAACCGCGGCAGGGTTACTCGACTTTGACTTCCACGCGTACCGGCTTGCCATTTGCTTTGCCGCGCTTCGTTAGCCACTCGCCAAACTCCGCTGCGAAGCGCGCCGGTTCCACACGCAGGCTCGCTTCGATTTGGCCGTCGCCTGCCGGCAGCGTATCGTCAAACTCCGCCGAGCCAGTGAAATTGCGCATGCAAAACGCGTCCAGCCAGTCGAGCGGACATGCTTTGCGCTCGCCGTCGATCACCACATCCACGCGGAGTTTTCGCGCGTACATGTCCGCAGTATAGCATCGCGGCTGTTTGCAATCGTCGCCGGCTCCGCGATTTGACGGCCGTTCCCCGCGAAACCGCGCTTCACAGTTGTTAACCTCGACGGCACATACGAACCGCGCTGCTTCCTTGCTTTTGGTACTGGGTCAGTTTGAATTTCGCCGCTCTGCTCGACTCCTATGTTCGGCATCCGAATTGCCTTCCCGCACGGGGGTGTGCTTAGATGAGGCTCGCTAAGCCGCTCCCGCTTTCCTTCCCGCGACCGATACCTAGACAGCGGCTACAGAGGAGGCCAACGGCCATGACCCTCGTTGCCGCTTTCCGATGCCGGAATACCGGAATCCTGCTCTGCGCTGACCGTGAAGAGGATGACAGCTATACAAAAAGGGAAGTAGATAAGATTTTTCGGGCGGGATTCCATCAATTTGAGCTGTTCATCGCTGGCGCTGGGCTTACTACAGCAGTTATGGACGCATGGGCGGAAATCAATCGCGACCTGCAAAGGGCCGCCAACCTCGACAAGAGGGACATTGAGGTTGAACATCGCTCCGTTATTGAATCAAGCCTGAGAACGATCCATGCGAAGCATAAAAATGATTTGAAGAACTTTCCGCTGTATCTACTCATCGTTGTCGCGCTCCGTAAGCAAAACAGCATTCCGATTCTCTACCGGACAGATAGGAGCACCTTGATTGAGGAAGGCTATTATGCCGCTGTTGGAACGGGGAAATTGCTTTCGGATTATTTCGCAAGTTATCTCTACAAGCATGGAGCGCAAGACGATTATCTCGCGGTACTTGCCTCATTCATTTTGAAAGAAGCGGAAAAATATGCATCGGGAGTAGGGCATGGAAACGACATGGTTTTCATTTGCCCGAATGGATTGCTCAAGTTCTTGTCCAAAGAATCCATCGCCGAGATTCAGGCGGGCATTCCAGATTTGAAAGATGCCATTCATTCTTGCTGGGCAGAGCGTTTGAAAGTACCTGCATGGCTCAAAGATTACGCTGCCTCAAGCGGTTTAACAGCATGAACACCGTCCAGCAAACTTATCATCTCTTCGATAGACCAAACGTGGTCTGCGACTCCCGCTTCCATTGCGGGGGTAACTCGCAGCGTTTCGTGAATCCGGCAGAAGTTGTAATGCATATAGTGAATGGCGATGGACGCGATATGGTTCTCAACTTTTTTGGAGTGGGCGTTGGTAAGCCGAGTGAATCGGCGCATGTGCATTCGCATGGTGAGGTTCTGCCGCTCAACAAAGCTGGTAGAGATATGCTTGGGGTCTGGCTTCCCGCTCACAGCGACTTCACGGCATCCAATGCATTCTGCGGGGCTGTATCGCGTGTCGTTCGTCGCATCATTTCCGTAGAGTTTTACCAGCATTGCATAGTCGATCTCGCTACCAAAACTATCTTCCACAGCGTTCAGATATGCGCGATGACCGTCGGTGGTCAGTTGCACGCGATTCGCAAGGCGCTTCGCCAAATCCTGCATAAAGCCATAGGCGCTTCCCGCATCGCGGTCAGCAACGAGCCAAGAGACAATCAGTTTGCTGTCGGCGTCCATTCCGACCCATGTCCAAACGTCACCGTAGCCGAACAGTCCGCGCTTTTCTTCTGGCACATTCTTTTCTTTGGCATAACAGAACGACCAGATTTCGTCGCACTGGATTCGCTTGCAGTTCAAATTAACCAGAGCCTTATTGAGGTAATCCGAGCACGCCGCCCCAAGCTCCACAAGCAATTTCGCAATCGTGTTCTTGGACACGCCCGTCATGCGAACGGTCGCGCGGATGCCGTTTCCCTCAACGAGGCTCGCAATCACTTGACGCCGCTTTTCCGTTGTCAGTCTGTTCATAATGTGAATATTCTAGCAGCGGTCAAGCATAATGTCAAGTAGAAAATGGATGGTTGTAAATCATGGGTTCTAAAAGGTTTAAGAGACAAACAGTGATAACCATCGATTGGGATTCAGGACAGGCAACGCTAAAGGGGGTGTCTTTGGGAGACTATATCTCGGAGGCCCTGTCGAAGCATTTTGCGCGCAAAGCCGCTGTGTACTTGAAGAGGTCTAAGTCTCGGTTTGCCAGAAGTCACGTATCCTCGCAACGATTGCATCCGTTAAAGAATCCTCATCCATCACGCTTAGAATTGAGTGGCACTGCGGGCAAACGAAAGCTACGCCGGAGGACTTGACGTGGCGTTCTATGATTTCGATGGATTCTGCGGTGACGAAGCTAATTGGACTGCCGCATTTGGGGCACTTGGCCATGTTTACTTGTTCCATCTCGCCTTAGCTGCTTTAGCGGCGATCTGGGAGCGTTTCCGGCGACTGAGTTTGGCCGCTCTAGCATGGCCGCCCTTGAGACCGCCGAGACGCCCCAGGGCGACAGCGGCAGGGTTCTTGGGCCTCTCTGCTGGCGGCTGATATTTCGGAGCTTGGCCTGTGGATTCGAGCATGACTTGGTAGGCAAGCTGGTTCGGGTCACGTGGTCTCTTCTTTGACCGGTCAGGCATAGGCAGAAGGTAGCATCGCGGGAGAAAGGGCGTCAATATGAAAGAAATTCAAACTGACCCAGTACCTTGCTTTTGATTGCATTTCATTCTTCGGCGGAATAGACTTTTACTTGGAATATTTGCATTTTTAGCTCTTCAGACGCGACGCGCGAAGGCCCCTCCGGACGGTCGGGCAACTTTCCCCGCGCCAACCAAATTAGGAGGGAATGTGCCAACTCCGCTGGAACGGTGGGTTGAGGACGTAACACGCCTAACGACGCCGAAACAAATCGTCTGGTGCGACGGCTCGGCAAGCGAATATCAGGGAATTATCGAAGGAATGTTGCGCGACAGCTCCCTTGTCAGCCTCAATGCTACGACTCATCCCAAATGTTATCTTCACCGCAGCAATCCAAATGATGTAGCCCGCACCGAGAGCGTGACGTTCATCTGCACACGCGAAAAATCAGACGCCGGCCCCACGAACAACTGGATGGCCCCCGAAGAAGCCAAGCAAAAGGCCGAAGTTTTTTTCCGCGGCTCGATGAAGGGCCGCACGATGTACGTCGTGCCTTACATCCTCGGCCCTGAAAAATCTCCCTACAGCAAAATCGGCGTCGAAATCACGGACAGCGCGTACGTCGCAGCCAGCATGCGCATCATGTCTCGAATGGGCAAGACCGCCCTCGACCGACTCGGCAGT
This region of Candidatus Acidiferrales bacterium genomic DNA includes:
- a CDS encoding acetyl-CoA C-acyltransferase; protein product: MREAVIVSSLRTAVGKAFKGTLRAERPDDLAAAAMREAIARVPGLDAREIDDVILGCAMPEAEQGMNVARIAALRAGLPVEASAMTINRFCSSGLQAIAIAAERVAAGGADVILAGGTESMSLIPMGGNKISPNPWLMDHYPDAYLGMGLTAENLAKKYGITREQADEFSYQSHQKALAAIAEGKFKDEIVPVEVDFTSVDNSNGNRAKTAKVKFDTDEGPRADTSMEALAKLKSAFHARGVVTAGNSSQMSDGAAAAIVMSAEHARSLAAKPLARFVAFATAGCPPEEMGVGPVFAIPKALKLAGLALDQIDVIELNEAFAAQSLTVIKLAKLDPARVNPNGGAVALGHPLGCTGAKLTATILRELERRKARYGLVTMCVGGGMGAAGIFERM
- a CDS encoding 3-hydroxyacyl-CoA dehydrogenase/enoyl-CoA hydratase family protein, whose product is MSIRIEKAAVLGAGTMGSRIAAHLANAGVPCFLLDIVPRELNAEETRKGLTLESPAARNRFALAGIEAAKKSRPAAFFVSDFARLIRAGNFEDNLDWCKEADWIIEAVTEDLEIKRDLLARVEKHRRPGTIVTTNTSGLPIHLVAEGRSEDFQAHWAGTHFFNPPRYMKLVELIAGPKTKPEVLAALEEFCDRRLGKGVVAGKDTPNFVANRIGTFSMLNAMRLMAELGMTVEEVDACTGPAIGQPKSATFRTADLVGLDVLAHVVNNIYESVPDDESREIYKLPPLIEEMMDRGWLGEKTGGGFYKRVKKGSETEILALDAKTMEYRPRQKAKFASIEAGKLVEDTRERLRAFVQPILDGQVGDKAMRFLWGSLSQTCLYAARRIPEIAERIVEVDRAMRWGFNWELGPFEIWDAIGVEPMARILKMLGKPQAPIVASLLSSGKKSFYESAQGRTSYFDLGAADYKPLEEPRGVILLKSLKEQSNVVEENSGASLIDLGDGVLCCEFHAKMNAIGGDIVAMLHAGVKRLHSDFAAMVIANQSVNFSVGANLMLLLVSAQEQEWDDIHLAVRQFQNVNMAIKYAPGPVVAAPQGMALGGGCEISLHAAKIHAAAEAYIGLVETGVGLIPAGGGSKEMLIRANEHAAGEEDLDLFHAMKPVFENIAMAKVGTSAEECRALGYLRASDAVSMNLDRLIADAKETALATVRAGYHPPAPAQIRVLGEELIAAAKLAIHQMLRGEYISEYDALVGRKLAHVLGGGALSAPQMVSEQYVLDLEREAFVSLCGERKTQDRIAHTLKTGKPLRN
- a CDS encoding patatin-like phospholipase family protein — encoded protein: MGNVIRWLGSAVKGLRSFAYARPDGDIDRPRIGVALGGGFARGIAHIGVLRVFEENDIPIDLMAGTSVGALVGAAYASGTPLEELERQGALTHFRDFGRWTISRMGMAINERLEGYLHRLTPCTTFEELKIPFAIVATNIVSGETVYFTKGELARPLRASCAFPGMFLPIEYDGSMLVDGFLTEAVPAEAVRRMGADVVIAVHLDPGQPDQRPKNTIEIISRSFSILQQQQPPRWLRFADIILKPAVKQIHWDDFQRTPDLIAAGVAAAEEALPEIRIALKRTAAMSRSAPDKSRSFSADI
- a CDS encoding IS1 family transposase; the encoded protein is MNRLTTEKRRQVIASLVEGNGIRATVRMTGVSKNTIAKLLVELGAACSDYLNKALVNLNCKRIQCDEIWSFCYAKEKNVPEEKRGLFGYGDVWTWVGMDADSKLIVSWLVADRDAGSAYGFMQDLAKRLANRVQLTTDGHRAYLNAVEDSFGSEIDYAMLVKLYGNDATNDTRYSPAECIGCREVAVSGKPDPKHISTSFVERQNLTMRMHMRRFTRLTNAHSKKVENHIASIAIHYMHYNFCRIHETLRVTPAMEAGVADHVWSIEEMISLLDGVHAVKPLEAA